One genomic window of Ilyobacter polytropus DSM 2926 includes the following:
- a CDS encoding gamma carbonic anhydrase family protein produces the protein MLLEFEGILPKLNEKTFVAEGAKVIGDVEMDEFSSIWFNCVARGDVSNIYVGKYSNVQDNSVLHVADNKPCIIGDYVTVGHNVVLHGCEIEDHCLIGMGSTVLTGAKIGRGSIVAAGALVKENQIVPPNSLVAGVPGKIIKTVENQWDSIHSQAVKYKTLWTKRYGIMPDADGEVYGGEKIV, from the coding sequence GTGCTTTTAGAGTTTGAAGGTATATTACCAAAGTTAAATGAAAAAACATTTGTGGCAGAAGGAGCAAAAGTAATAGGAGATGTAGAAATGGATGAGTTTTCAAGCATCTGGTTCAACTGCGTAGCAAGAGGAGACGTGTCTAATATATATGTGGGAAAATATTCTAATGTACAGGACAACTCAGTCTTACACGTGGCAGACAACAAACCTTGTATTATAGGGGATTATGTAACAGTAGGTCACAATGTCGTTCTTCACGGGTGTGAAATAGAGGATCATTGCCTTATAGGAATGGGATCCACTGTACTCACAGGGGCAAAAATAGGTCGTGGGAGTATAGTCGCAGCTGGGGCACTTGTAAAAGAAAATCAAATTGTTCCACCAAACTCCCTTGTGGCAGGAGTGCCAGGTAAGATAATCAAAACTGTAGAAAACCAGTGGGACAGTATACATTCCCAGGCTGTAAAATATAAAACCCTCTGGACAAAAAGATATGGTATTATGCCCGACGCCGATGGCGAAGTCTACGGCGGTGAAAAAATAGTCTGA
- the pfkA gene encoding 6-phosphofructokinase translates to MKKIAILTSGGDAPGMNAAVRAAGKFALNTDLEVYGIKRGYLGMLNDEIFKISSQDLGGIIDRGGTSLLTARCPEFKDPKIRAIAAENLKKRGIDGLIVIGGDGSFHGADLLSKEHGIKVIGIPGTIDNDIAGTDYTIGFDTCLNTILDAIQKVRDTATSHERTILIEVMGRNAGDLALYASMAGGGDGILIPEQDNPIEVLAYQIQQRRRRGKLHDIILVAEGVGSAHTVAEELKKKVHTDVRIVVLGHVQRGGTPSGFDRVLGTKMGAKAVQLLLEEKGCLMIGIEGNQIVTHPIEYAWEGQRRNHMEDYELTQVLSK, encoded by the coding sequence TTGAAAAAAATAGCCATATTAACGAGTGGAGGAGACGCTCCTGGAATGAATGCTGCAGTAAGAGCCGCAGGTAAATTCGCCCTTAATACTGACCTGGAAGTATACGGAATAAAAAGAGGATACTTAGGTATGCTAAATGATGAAATATTTAAAATAAGCTCTCAAGACCTTGGAGGAATAATAGACAGAGGTGGTACTTCGCTTCTTACTGCAAGATGTCCAGAGTTTAAGGACCCGAAAATAAGGGCAATTGCTGCTGAGAATCTAAAAAAGAGAGGTATTGACGGACTAATAGTTATAGGAGGAGACGGATCTTTCCACGGTGCTGATCTTCTTTCAAAGGAACACGGTATAAAAGTAATCGGTATTCCTGGAACTATCGATAACGATATCGCTGGTACCGACTATACAATAGGTTTTGACACATGTCTAAATACTATTCTAGATGCTATACAAAAGGTAAGGGACACTGCTACTTCTCATGAGAGAACTATCCTTATAGAGGTAATGGGAAGAAATGCCGGAGACCTTGCTCTTTACGCTTCTATGGCTGGTGGGGGAGATGGAATATTGATCCCTGAGCAGGACAATCCTATCGAAGTGTTGGCTTATCAGATACAACAGAGAAGAAGAAGAGGTAAACTTCATGATATTATCCTAGTTGCTGAAGGAGTAGGATCAGCTCATACTGTTGCAGAAGAATTAAAGAAAAAAGTACATACTGACGTAAGAATCGTAGTGCTTGGTCATGTACAAAGAGGAGGTACTCCATCAGGGTTTGACAGAGTACTTGGTACAAAAATGGGCGCTAAGGCTGTACAACTTCTTTTAGAAGAAAAAGGATGTCTAATGATCGGTATAGAGGGTAACCAGATAGTTACTCACCCTATTGAATATGCTTGGGAAGGTCAGAGAAGAAACCATATGGAAGACTATGAATTAACTCAAGTCTTATCAAAATAA